In Geminocystis sp. NIES-3709, a single genomic region encodes these proteins:
- a CDS encoding glycosyltransferase, protein MNSKTLRLVQKHFSFLHIWIPKLFECKGGIQTYSIFFVEAIQNCLPNTNYELFIKHDKKTPSYFNPISNIKFHYTGKILISLRTLVFALQLFVWGILKKPNLIISTHLNFTPVAYHLKRWTGISYWIVAHGIEAWNVSNPRLQKALKNANLILAVSNYTRERLIKEQSLNPDTIVVLPNTFDAEKFKIAIKPDYLLERYQLKPQQLIILTVARLSSSEQYKGFDKIIQCLPTIIKVIPHVHYILVGKGDDLSRIKKLIRDLNLESYVTLTGFVSDEELCDHYNLCDMFAMPSKGEGFGIVYLEALACGKPTLGGNQDAAIDALCHGELGALVNPDDIEEIATTLISILQGNYDHPLMYHPQKLREKVIEIYGFDKFKKTLDGYLSNVTEN, encoded by the coding sequence ATGAACAGCAAAACTTTAAGGTTAGTTCAAAAACATTTTTCTTTTCTACATATATGGATTCCTAAACTATTTGAATGTAAAGGCGGAATACAAACTTACTCAATATTTTTTGTTGAAGCGATACAAAATTGTCTTCCTAATACTAATTATGAATTATTTATAAAACATGACAAAAAAACTCCGTCTTATTTTAATCCCATAAGTAACATAAAGTTTCACTATACAGGAAAGATTTTAATTTCTCTAAGAACTTTAGTTTTTGCTTTGCAACTTTTTGTCTGGGGAATATTAAAAAAGCCCAATTTAATTATCTCTACTCACCTTAATTTTACTCCTGTCGCATATCATTTAAAACGATGGACAGGTATTTCTTATTGGATTGTTGCTCATGGAATTGAGGCTTGGAACGTTAGTAATCCTAGATTACAAAAAGCCCTTAAAAACGCTAATTTAATTTTAGCTGTCAGTAACTATACACGAGAGCGATTAATTAAAGAACAGAGTCTTAATCCCGACACAATAGTTGTTCTTCCGAATACTTTTGATGCGGAAAAATTTAAAATAGCAATTAAACCCGATTATTTACTGGAACGTTATCAACTTAAACCTCAACAACTGATTATTTTAACCGTCGCTCGTCTTTCTTCTAGTGAGCAATATAAGGGGTTTGATAAAATTATTCAATGTTTACCGACAATTATCAAAGTTATTCCTCATGTTCATTACATATTAGTGGGAAAGGGAGATGATTTATCTCGTATCAAGAAATTGATTAGGGATTTGAATTTGGAAAGTTATGTAACTTTAACTGGATTTGTTTCTGATGAGGAACTGTGTGATCATTACAATCTTTGTGATATGTTTGCAATGCCCAGTAAAGGAGAAGGTTTTGGGATTGTTTATTTGGAGGCTTTAGCTTGTGGTAAGCCCACATTAGGTGGTAATCAAGATGCAGCGATCGATGCCTTATGTCATGGGGAATTGGGAGCATTAGTTAATCCCGATGATATTGAGGAAATTGCTACGACTTTAATTTCCATTTTACAGGGGAATTATGATCACCCTTTAATGTACCATCCCCAAAAGTTGAGGGAAAAAGTTATTGAAATATACGGTTTCGATAAATTCAAAAAAACTTTAGATGGTTATTTATCTAATGTTACGGAAAATTGA
- a CDS encoding glycosyltransferase family 4 protein: MKSKLKIAIVVHGRFYAFDLARELIQQGHDITLFTNYPKNIVEKFGIPPQYVKTFLLHGILTRIFHKLTQVLPIDSFDFFFSPLFSRWATKIIIKENYDAIHCFSGIAEELFKAIPDTTIKFLVRGSSHIKVQKQLLVEEEIRANKLLNQSIEIDQPNDWIIQREEIEYQLADRILVLSSFAYKSFIEQGFPPHKLKILPLGAQLSVFRPDIEIIEARCQRILSGKPLKVLMVGTFSLRKGVIDFVKIAKNASSNFQFQFVGGITSDGYCLFQQNNKYIDFIDRQPESELKEFYHNADIFIFTTIEDGYAVVLSQAQAGGLPILATTNCCAPDIIVENETGWILPIHNSSAFVEKLQWCHGHRQELSEMVTKVYQNFQPRDWSDVAVDFSKTIENYLTQK; this comes from the coding sequence ATGAAAAGTAAACTAAAAATAGCGATCGTAGTTCATGGTCGTTTTTATGCTTTTGACTTAGCTAGAGAATTAATTCAACAAGGCCATGACATAACTTTATTTACCAATTATCCTAAAAACATCGTCGAAAAATTTGGCATCCCCCCACAATATGTGAAAACTTTCTTGCTTCATGGTATTCTCACTCGTATTTTTCATAAATTAACTCAAGTTTTACCTATTGATAGTTTTGATTTTTTCTTTTCTCCTTTGTTTTCTCGATGGGCTACCAAAATTATAATAAAAGAAAATTACGATGCCATTCATTGCTTTAGTGGCATTGCGGAAGAGTTATTTAAAGCTATTCCTGATACTACTATCAAATTTTTAGTCAGAGGTTCTTCTCACATTAAAGTACAAAAACAACTGTTAGTAGAAGAAGAAATCCGAGCTAATAAACTGTTAAATCAATCGATCGAAATTGATCAACCTAATGATTGGATTATTCAAAGAGAAGAAATAGAATATCAGTTAGCCGATCGAATATTAGTACTGTCAAGTTTTGCCTATAAATCTTTTATCGAACAAGGATTTCCACCCCATAAATTAAAAATTCTTCCCCTCGGTGCTCAATTAAGTGTCTTTCGTCCAGATATAGAAATTATTGAAGCTCGTTGTCAAAGAATTTTATCAGGAAAACCTTTAAAAGTTTTAATGGTTGGTACTTTTTCATTACGAAAAGGTGTTATCGATTTTGTTAAAATTGCTAAAAATGCTAGTAGTAATTTCCAATTTCAATTTGTAGGTGGAATTACATCCGACGGATATTGTTTATTTCAACAAAATAACAAGTATATTGATTTTATCGATCGACAACCAGAGTCAGAACTCAAAGAATTTTATCATAATGCTGATATATTTATTTTTACAACGATCGAAGATGGTTATGCTGTGGTGTTATCCCAAGCTCAGGCGGGAGGTTTACCAATTTTAGCTACAACTAACTGTTGTGCACCAGATATTATCGTAGAAAATGAAACAGGTTGGATATTACCCATTCATAATTCTTCTGCTTTTGTTGAAAAGTTACAATGGTGTCATGGCCATCGTCAAGAATTATCAGAAATGGTAACAAAAGTATATCAAAATTTTCAACCAAGAGATTGGTCAGACGTAGCTGTTGATTTTAGTAAAACAATAGAAAATTATTTAACTCAAAAATAA
- a CDS encoding glycosyltransferase: MSNITHLGEAFFKVAKNLNLESKLINSSLAYQAPKLIKQINWHLREKYPSRLNSFSQNVLQKCIDFQPYWILTTGIAPVNAQVLQKIGDLGIKRINFLTDDPWNRAHYPPWFFKCLSHYDVIFTPRRGNINDLTEMGCKDVRYLSFGYDPDLFYPEILTSIEQQKYQADVVFAGGADNDRVPYINALIKSGINLALYGSYWEKYPETKAYNLGHADIPTLRSAIVGAKISLCLVRRANRDGNCMRTFEVPAIGGCMLTEDTQEHREIFGKEGDAVLYFKTISEMLEKTRWLLDHDQERQRLAKNAHLLITQGHYTYGDRLKTMLEL; this comes from the coding sequence TTGTCTAATATCACACATCTTGGGGAGGCTTTTTTTAAAGTAGCCAAAAATTTAAACCTCGAATCTAAATTGATTAATTCATCTTTAGCCTATCAAGCACCCAAATTAATCAAACAAATTAATTGGCATCTGCGAGAAAAATATCCTTCAAGACTAAATAGTTTCAGTCAAAATGTATTACAAAAATGTATTGATTTTCAACCTTATTGGATTTTAACAACAGGAATTGCTCCAGTAAATGCTCAAGTTTTACAAAAGATAGGGGATTTAGGGATTAAGCGTATTAATTTTCTCACCGATGATCCTTGGAATCGGGCTCATTATCCCCCTTGGTTTTTTAAATGTTTATCCCATTATGACGTTATTTTTACTCCAAGACGTGGCAATATTAATGATTTAACGGAAATGGGATGTAAAGATGTAAGATATTTATCCTTTGGTTATGATCCCGATTTATTTTATCCTGAAATATTAACAAGTATTGAGCAACAAAAATATCAAGCAGATGTTGTTTTTGCTGGTGGTGCTGATAACGATCGAGTTCCTTATATTAATGCTTTAATAAAATCTGGAATTAATTTAGCTTTGTATGGCAGTTATTGGGAAAAATATCCCGAAACAAAAGCGTATAATTTAGGTCATGCAGATATTCCCACTCTGAGATCTGCGATTGTTGGTGCTAAAATATCCTTGTGCTTAGTCAGAAGAGCAAATCGTGATGGTAACTGTATGCGAACTTTTGAAGTTCCCGCTATTGGTGGTTGTATGTTAACAGAAGATACTCAAGAACATAGAGAAATCTTTGGCAAGGAAGGAGATGCAGTTCTTTATTTTAAAACCATTTCGGAAATGTTGGAAAAAACTCGTTGGTTATTAGATCATGATCAAGAGCGTCAAAGATTAGCTAAAAATGCTCATTTACTAATTACTCAAGGACATTATACTTATGGCGATCGTTTAAAAACTATGTTGGAATTATGA
- a CDS encoding FkbM family methyltransferase, translating to MNSLQKNLSLPKSKMLNIKQKIRDIKHLKFNSSFLRNILSLYYQEGKTYPLIFGQLRGLKLIYDRQINYHAILGLWDTETFEILSKVFETLNLKNKEITVYDIGANIGIYSLWFAKNISLDSVIYSFEPSPQVKDKLKSNIKLNLFNNIDVVELACSDQVGSVEFFMASHHHCSSLNQEWAAGSDKDINMTEKIVVKCTTLDDFCYGQEPHKTPDFIKMDIEGGGVFALKGCDRCINESQPILLIESHIPDEDKAISDLVLRHNYQVYRLNNRKWVTEVHDTFPNPEGIWGTLLLVPNKFKQLLVEILP from the coding sequence ATGAATTCTTTACAAAAAAATCTTTCTCTACCGAAGTCTAAAATGCTAAATATTAAACAAAAAATAAGGGATATTAAACATTTAAAATTCAACTCCAGTTTTTTAAGAAATATTTTGTCTCTTTATTATCAAGAAGGTAAAACATATCCTCTGATTTTCGGTCAATTACGGGGATTAAAACTTATTTATGATAGACAAATAAACTATCATGCTATTCTCGGATTATGGGATACAGAGACGTTTGAGATTTTATCGAAAGTTTTTGAAACACTAAATTTAAAGAATAAAGAAATAACAGTGTATGACATTGGTGCGAATATCGGGATTTACTCTCTTTGGTTTGCTAAAAATATTTCTCTAGATTCTGTGATTTATTCTTTTGAACCATCTCCTCAAGTCAAGGATAAGTTAAAATCTAATATTAAATTAAATCTCTTCAACAATATTGATGTTGTTGAACTTGCCTGTTCAGATCAAGTGGGAAGTGTTGAATTTTTCATGGCATCTCATCATCATTGTTCATCTCTTAATCAAGAATGGGCCGCAGGTTCAGATAAAGACATTAACATGACCGAGAAAATAGTAGTTAAATGCACTACATTGGATGATTTTTGCTATGGGCAAGAACCTCATAAAACACCCGATTTTATTAAAATGGATATTGAAGGTGGGGGGGTATTTGCTCTGAAAGGTTGCGATCGTTGCATTAATGAAAGTCAACCAATTTTATTGATAGAATCTCATATTCCAGATGAAGATAAAGCGATTAGTGATTTAGTATTACGTCATAATTATCAAGTTTATAGGCTTAATAATCGAAAATGGGTTACGGAAGTACATGATACATTTCCTAATCCAGAAGGTATTTGGGGAACATTACTTTTAGTACCGAACAAATTTAAGCAACTCTTAGTAGAAATACTTCCTTAA
- a CDS encoding glycosyltransferase family 4 protein has translation MLAIIETHPIQYRSPVYQTLSTDIGIPMTVIYGSDFSISGYKDKEFGTQFAWDIDLLSGYSSQFLSNVKTGGAKSFDDVSSRGLAKLLREIKPKAVLITGYNHALYKSAFYHSWKLNIPILFRAETTDFAMKRNSIKSWLRGRTLSFLYSNCSKLLYIGNNSRRHFQRLGVEDEKLIFSPYCVDTRSFKLSKIDRQLLRSNTRHNLGIQENQKVLLFSGKLSYRKGVDLILPAIQKLPQEIQKQLVILFLGDGELRGELEKQARSSSYTKTHFLGFQNQTQLSKYYHCSDILILPSRYSETWGLVVNEALHHGLPCVVSRAVGCASDLIKSDITGYTFETDCLDSLTQMIKNSLDLCDRVDTLEKCQEQVSHYSVAKAAEGIAISYDFILK, from the coding sequence ATGTTGGCTATTATAGAAACTCATCCCATTCAATATCGATCGCCTGTATATCAAACTTTAAGTACTGATATAGGTATTCCTATGACAGTGATTTACGGTTCTGATTTTAGTATATCAGGATATAAAGATAAGGAATTTGGCACACAATTTGCTTGGGATATAGACTTACTTTCAGGCTATTCATCGCAATTTTTATCTAATGTCAAAACTGGAGGTGCTAAATCTTTTGATGATGTTTCTTCAAGAGGATTAGCAAAATTGTTACGGGAAATCAAGCCAAAAGCTGTTTTAATTACGGGTTATAATCATGCTTTGTATAAAAGTGCTTTTTATCACAGTTGGAAATTAAACATTCCCATTCTATTTCGGGCAGAGACAACGGATTTTGCCATGAAAAGAAATTCGATCAAATCTTGGTTGCGCGGCCGAACTTTATCTTTCCTGTACAGTAATTGTTCTAAATTATTATATATTGGTAACAATTCTCGAAGGCATTTTCAACGATTAGGGGTAGAAGATGAAAAATTGATTTTTTCTCCTTATTGTGTTGATACTCGATCATTTAAACTTAGTAAAATCGATCGTCAATTATTAAGAAGTAATACACGACATAATTTAGGTATTCAAGAAAATCAGAAGGTTTTGCTATTTTCAGGTAAATTAAGTTATCGAAAAGGAGTGGATTTAATTTTACCAGCCATTCAAAAATTACCTCAAGAGATTCAAAAACAGTTAGTTATATTATTTTTAGGAGATGGTGAATTAAGAGGAGAGTTAGAAAAACAAGCTCGTAGCTCATCCTATACAAAAACTCATTTTCTAGGTTTTCAGAATCAAACTCAATTGAGTAAGTATTATCATTGTTCAGATATATTAATACTTCCTAGTCGTTATTCTGAAACTTGGGGGTTAGTTGTTAATGAAGCGTTGCATCATGGATTACCTTGTGTTGTGTCCCGAGCGGTAGGATGTGCTTCGGATTTAATTAAATCAGATATAACGGGTTATACTTTTGAAACAGATTGCCTTGATAGTCTGACTCAAATGATAAAAAATAGTTTGGACTTATGCGATCGAGTAGATACACTAGAAAAATGTCAAGAACAAGTTAGTCATTATTCTGTGGCAAAAGCGGCCGAGGGAATAGCTATCTCCTATGATTTTATTTTAAAATGA
- a CDS encoding glycosyltransferase → MKQNRILYIQYTNPAGYPPLEHSSQILAKEGWKILFLGTGASGADALKFPAHPNITIYQIPFCEAGWRQKLHYIRFCFWIFISVLRWQPQWIYASDILICPIAYLLTFFPQVKVIYHEHDSPTTTSDSLFINWCLQARVKLAYRAKFCILPNQDRVNKFALETTTDKQIFCVWNCPRRQEVSDTDSFTQKNELWLWYHGSIVPSQLPMTVIKAMAKLQKNIKLRIAGYETIGHQGYVQELQTLANTMGIGDRIQYVGTFSQRSELLESCSKCDIGLSLFIKPTMQPMTGASNKPFDYLACGLPLIVSDLPDWQQMYVKTGYGLACNPEDIDSVVKTIQWYSQHPLETKTMGEKGQQKILDEWNYETQFELVKNQL, encoded by the coding sequence ATGAAGCAAAATCGCATTTTATATATTCAATACACTAACCCCGCCGGTTATCCTCCCTTAGAGCATAGTTCCCAAATATTAGCAAAAGAAGGTTGGAAAATTCTATTTTTAGGTACTGGAGCGTCAGGTGCAGATGCTTTGAAATTTCCAGCTCATCCAAATATAACTATTTATCAAATCCCTTTTTGTGAGGCAGGTTGGCGGCAAAAGTTGCATTATATAAGGTTTTGTTTTTGGATCTTTATATCCGTGCTACGTTGGCAACCTCAATGGATATATGCTTCAGATATTTTAATTTGTCCGATCGCATATCTGTTAACTTTTTTTCCGCAAGTTAAGGTTATTTATCATGAGCATGATTCTCCAACTACAACCTCCGACAGTTTATTTATAAATTGGTGTTTACAAGCAAGAGTTAAGTTAGCCTATCGAGCTAAATTCTGCATTTTACCGAATCAAGACAGAGTTAATAAATTTGCCTTAGAAACGACAACAGACAAACAAATCTTTTGTGTTTGGAATTGTCCTCGCCGACAGGAAGTATCTGATACTGATTCATTCACTCAAAAAAATGAATTATGGCTTTGGTATCATGGTTCTATAGTTCCTTCTCAACTCCCGATGACTGTGATTAAAGCAATGGCAAAATTACAAAAAAATATCAAGCTCAGAATAGCCGGATATGAAACAATCGGACATCAGGGTTATGTACAAGAACTACAAACATTGGCAAATACAATGGGTATAGGCGATCGTATTCAGTATGTCGGAACATTCTCTCAACGCTCAGAATTACTTGAATCGTGTAGTAAATGTGATATTGGCTTATCGTTATTCATTAAACCCACGATGCAACCCATGACAGGTGCTTCTAATAAGCCTTTTGATTACTTAGCCTGTGGTTTGCCCTTAATAGTTTCAGATTTACCAGACTGGCAACAGATGTATGTTAAAACTGGTTATGGTTTAGCCTGTAATCCTGAAGATATAGATAGTGTCGTTAAAACTATACAATGGTATTCACAACATCCGCTCGAAACGAAAACAATGGGAGAAAAAGGACAACAAAAAATTTTAGATGAGTGGAACTATGAAACTCAATTTGAGTTAGTTAAAAATCAACTTTGA
- a CDS encoding FkbM family methyltransferase: MNVLEKLSTGLRHSKYLNNNYRFWNFVRPLYNRFIEVYGKNGLQRNINGRDKILVLPEFRGVSEIYEPDVWHHLMNNIKVGDKVVDVGSYIGLYAIAIGKRVGTHGKVFAFEPDPINFQSLKSHISLNLVEDIVEPINMAVADKQSIVNFQSGRNSQSSIQETYSSETISVHCVSLDEYFQEPKVDIVKIDVEGYEEKVLEGCHQILSNKHQSPRLIYIEVHPFAWEKVGTSWNTLLNLLSKYDYEVFTLDGTSPRQITWWGEIIAKKIISF; this comes from the coding sequence ATGAACGTTCTCGAAAAACTTAGCACTGGTTTAAGACATAGTAAATATTTAAACAATAATTATCGTTTTTGGAATTTTGTCCGTCCTTTATATAACAGATTTATTGAAGTATATGGAAAAAATGGTTTACAACGTAACATTAACGGTAGAGATAAAATATTAGTGTTGCCAGAATTTAGGGGCGTTTCAGAAATTTATGAACCGGATGTTTGGCATCATCTTATGAACAATATTAAAGTTGGTGACAAAGTTGTAGATGTAGGAAGTTATATCGGGTTATATGCGATCGCCATAGGTAAGCGAGTTGGAACACATGGAAAAGTTTTTGCCTTTGAACCAGATCCCATAAATTTTCAAAGTTTGAAGTCCCATATTAGTTTAAATTTAGTTGAAGATATAGTCGAGCCTATTAATATGGCAGTAGCCGATAAACAATCGATCGTTAATTTTCAATCAGGACGAAATAGTCAATCTTCTATTCAAGAAACTTACTCCTCAGAAACTATATCTGTTCATTGTGTATCGTTAGACGAGTATTTTCAGGAACCAAAAGTAGATATTGTGAAAATTGATGTTGAAGGTTATGAAGAAAAAGTGCTTGAAGGTTGTCATCAGATACTTTCAAATAAGCATCAAAGTCCTCGACTTATTTATATAGAGGTTCATCCTTTTGCCTGGGAAAAGGTGGGTACATCGTGGAATACACTATTAAATTTATTATCAAAATATGATTATGAAGTTTTTACTTTAGATGGCACGTCTCCAAGACAAATTACATGGTGGGGTGAAATTATCGCAAAAAAAATCATTAGTTTTTAA
- a CDS encoding FkbM family methyltransferase, which produces MNYSIKYYQVLLRIRPAQLGHIVKQILQIKRKNIATTTGYIFFADPVSVFGFTLLSEGMYESQMTKLLELLLRPNDNFLDIGGNEGYFSVIASSLVQKGKVYCIEPQSRLQEIISENIKINKSNNINLYPVAISNQAGEVELFLRPSTNTGASSLFRHWKFGTFKETVPTITLDQFFEKNLIDRVRLMKVDCEGAEHLVFAGATKTLQKQIIEFIALEYHPMICGKDKCNEIHNQLYSSGYILTKVNDQCIYHLIGAETELKSLGNLSSKCNWDI; this is translated from the coding sequence ATGAATTACAGCATCAAATACTATCAAGTATTACTTCGCATTCGTCCAGCTCAATTAGGTCATATTGTTAAGCAGATTTTACAAATTAAGCGAAAGAACATTGCAACTACAACAGGTTATATTTTTTTTGCTGATCCAGTTTCCGTTTTTGGCTTCACATTATTGTCTGAGGGGATGTATGAATCTCAGATGACAAAACTGCTAGAATTGCTTCTACGTCCTAATGATAATTTTTTAGATATTGGTGGAAATGAAGGATATTTCTCGGTAATTGCTTCATCATTAGTTCAAAAAGGTAAAGTTTATTGTATTGAACCTCAGAGTAGATTACAGGAAATTATTTCAGAAAATATCAAGATTAATAAAAGCAATAATATTAATTTATATCCTGTGGCAATTTCTAATCAAGCTGGGGAGGTGGAATTATTCTTAAGGCCTTCTACGAATACTGGTGCTAGTAGTTTATTTCGTCATTGGAAATTTGGAACGTTTAAAGAAACTGTACCGACTATTACTTTGGATCAGTTTTTTGAAAAAAATTTAATCGATCGAGTTCGGTTAATGAAAGTAGATTGTGAAGGTGCCGAGCATTTAGTATTTGCAGGAGCAACAAAAACCCTTCAAAAACAGATAATTGAATTTATTGCTTTGGAATATCATCCAATGATATGTGGAAAAGATAAGTGTAATGAAATTCATAATCAACTATATAGTTCTGGTTATATTCTCACAAAAGTAAATGATCAATGTATATATCATCTAATAGGAGCAGAAACAGAACTAAAATCTCTGGGTAATTTAAGTAGCAAGTGTAATTGGGATATATAA
- a CDS encoding class I SAM-dependent methyltransferase — protein sequence MFKFEQNSASEEEIQRSYYRQTAQNYDQFHLHEKDVHYFALTFMLGAIGFLDAQSVLDVGAGTGRTVSYINQRCPSIRIKGVEPVKELREIGYSKGISEKDLIEGNGLSLDFEDNSFDIVCCFGILHHIKTPRLVIEEMLRVSKKAIFISDGNNFGQGTFLSRTLKQSFNFLGLWPLADFIKTKGKGYTISEGDGLAYSYSVFNDFNYIRRNCKTVHLLNTSNTKGANLYKNSDSIALLGIK from the coding sequence ATGTTTAAATTTGAGCAAAACTCAGCATCAGAAGAAGAAATCCAACGTTCTTATTATCGACAAACGGCACAAAATTATGATCAATTCCATCTACACGAAAAAGATGTCCATTACTTTGCATTAACTTTTATGTTAGGGGCAATAGGGTTTTTAGATGCTCAATCTGTTCTTGATGTGGGTGCAGGAACCGGAAGAACGGTGAGTTATATTAATCAAAGATGTCCTAGTATTAGGATTAAAGGAGTTGAACCAGTCAAAGAATTACGAGAAATTGGTTACTCTAAAGGTATATCCGAAAAAGATTTAATTGAGGGAAATGGCTTATCACTTGATTTTGAGGATAATTCATTTGATATTGTTTGCTGTTTTGGAATTCTTCATCATATAAAAACTCCTAGGTTAGTCATTGAAGAAATGTTGAGAGTATCGAAAAAAGCAATTTTTATTTCTGATGGCAACAATTTTGGACAAGGTACTTTTTTGTCGAGGACTTTAAAGCAAAGTTTCAACTTTTTGGGTTTATGGCCTTTAGCGGATTTTATTAAGACAAAAGGTAAAGGTTATACAATTTCTGAAGGAGATGGACTCGCGTACTCCTATTCTGTTTTTAACGATTTTAACTATATTCGTAGGAACTGTAAAACTGTTCATCTTCTGAATACATCAAATACAAAAGGAGCCAATTTATACAAAAATTCAGATAGTATCGCTCTTTTAGGCATTAAATAA
- a CDS encoding glycosyltransferase, with protein sequence MKIIHLPFCFYPDAMGGTEVYVEALARELSKQGITNIIAAPSFNNQSYTYNQLSIRRFAISSEIKYLKEIYGEGDRLGVIEFGKILDQEQPDLIHFHAFTRGVSLRMVKLAKSRKIPVIFTYHTPTVSCQRGTLLQWGTQVCDGEIQLSKCTACTLQGLGVNRNIANIITYLPSIVSKTLTQINLSGGIWTALQMKELVNCRSQAFRSLMKEVDHIIAVCDWVKNILIINQVPSDKITVIRQGLCQEIREDLRQSVGNEQNKPLRLVFFGRIDPTKGIDILIEALMAEPKLNVTLDIYGISQSEFSSLYENNIEDLVQKDDRITLKNPVSSNMVVETMKEYDLLAVPSQWLETGPMVILEAFAAKVPVIGSNLGGIAELIKHDVNGLLVEANSIRSWTTVIGELCDNRNKLNTLKSGINPPPQMSLVADRMKLIYRTLIT encoded by the coding sequence ATGAAAATCATCCATCTTCCTTTCTGCTTTTACCCAGATGCGATGGGTGGTACAGAAGTTTATGTAGAAGCGTTAGCAAGGGAATTAAGTAAACAAGGAATCACTAATATTATTGCAGCACCCTCTTTTAATAATCAATCTTACACTTATAACCAATTATCCATTAGACGTTTTGCTATATCTTCAGAGATTAAGTATTTAAAAGAAATTTATGGAGAAGGCGATCGTCTTGGAGTAATAGAATTTGGGAAAATATTAGATCAAGAACAACCAGATTTAATTCACTTTCATGCTTTTACTCGTGGTGTCTCATTACGCATGGTGAAACTAGCAAAATCGAGAAAAATCCCTGTTATTTTTACTTATCATACCCCTACGGTTAGTTGTCAACGGGGAACTTTATTACAATGGGGTACTCAAGTCTGTGATGGTGAAATACAATTATCTAAATGTACAGCTTGTACTTTACAAGGATTAGGTGTGAATCGAAATATTGCCAACATTATTACCTATTTACCGTCTATCGTCAGTAAAACTTTAACTCAAATAAACTTGAGTGGTGGTATCTGGACAGCTTTACAAATGAAAGAATTAGTTAATTGTCGTTCTCAAGCCTTTCGATCGTTGATGAAAGAAGTTGATCATATTATTGCCGTGTGTGATTGGGTGAAAAATATCTTAATTATTAACCAAGTTCCTTCGGATAAGATTACTGTTATTCGACAAGGATTATGTCAAGAAATTCGAGAAGATTTAAGACAATCCGTTGGAAATGAACAAAATAAACCCTTACGGTTAGTGTTTTTTGGTCGTATTGATCCCACCAAAGGAATTGATATTCTTATTGAGGCATTAATGGCAGAACCGAAACTTAATGTAACTTTAGATATTTACGGAATTTCTCAATCTGAATTTTCTAGTCTTTATGAAAATAATATTGAAGATTTAGTCCAAAAAGACGATCGAATAACCCTCAAAAATCCCGTATCTTCAAACATGGTAGTAGAAACAATGAAAGAATATGATTTGTTGGCGGTACCCTCTCAATGGTTAGAAACTGGGCCTATGGTAATTTTAGAAGCCTTTGCCGCAAAAGTTCCTGTTATTGGTTCTAATTTAGGTGGAATAGCTGAATTAATCAAACATGATGTTAATGGTTTACTCGTAGAAGCCAATTCAATTCGATCGTGGACAACAGTAATAGGAGAACTTTGTGATAATAGGAATAAACTAAATACCTTGAAATCTGGGATCAATCCTCCCCCTCAAATGAGTTTAGTCGCAGATAGAATGAAATTAATTTATCGTACCCTAATTACCTGA